tctttctttttttcatcgttttttctttttctttttctttcgtcgagATTGGAGCTATCGAGAAGAAgatccttttaattttttaatcgtcctaatttctgtatatatatatatatatatacatatatatatatgtgtgtgtgtgtgtgtatgtgtgtgtgtgtgcgcgtgcacACGCACGCGTGTGGGTGTATATATGcgtgaaaaagaatatagtaTACGCCAGCGTTTAATGTTGTgatttttctctgtctctcctctTTTAGTTTTGTTTTAATTGTAGGTATATTCTGTTGGcattatgtatgtgtgtgtgtttttttttctttttctcttttctgtttttctctttcattaacTATATCTTATCTCCTTCTAACAAGGCATGACAACTACGATACTATAAGAATGAAAcaattccttttttcatcACCACGACACACGATTTCGGTGccgaatatttaatttttaactacGTTTCTCACGACACGGTAGACCCTTTCGAGATCGTAATCgtgataattttcttaaacaatatatatatatatgtatatatgtatatatatatatatatatatatgtatatatatatctttaatcaAGTTTTGATTAATTCTAAACGggttgcatttttttttttttttatatttttttttgttatcctcGATAATTTCGCGAAATATTCAGAAATTTTTGTTCCTTCGCGCATTCCATGAACTTTTTTctgccttttctttttattttcattttttatcaccatcgtcctctttctctctttctctctctctctctctctctttctttctctctctcttcctcctttttttccctttttcacaTTCTTCTCACGGGCAAAGTAGAAAACTAAGGATAGCCATAGCAGGCTTCTTTATTGTATACATGCTCGATTATCGGTGGAACATAGATAGATCGTCGTTCACATAATTTCCACGCGAAAAAATCGACATTCTTCATTCACTCGGGAAAAAAAGTCTTTCGTCGGGAATAACGTGTACATGtttctgtatatatacgtgtatatatgcgtgttctcctgaaaaaagaggaaaaagacgaAGCACAGAAAAATTGGACCGTACGATATATATCGAAGCATATGAGATATATCGTGATCGTAGAGGATCGTTTAGGagcttttatatatgtatatatatatacattcgtcTAAtagcatacgtatatacataatataatatattaatgtgtataatataatattagagaTGATGTGAACACATCGAGCGAGCTCAAGGTCGCGTTCGCGATGGACCGTCGCGCACGAAAAAATCGCGATATTGGGATATGTGTACGTACACGAGGAGtttgcgtgtatgtgtgcgtgtctcatttaatttctttttatttttttttgttgatttttcttttttctctttttcgattttttttctcttcgtttctttttttttttttctttatcggaCAAAAAGGTCCCTCGGAATAtctgtaaaatgaaaaagatttcgCGATGATCTGCGCGAATCCGAGGTAAAGAATGATAACAATGTTAGAGGACGATGGTGATTACGATGACTATGAAATTTtggttttgtttgtttttttttgtttttttttctattctttttcctttttttttgttttttttttcttcgaagaaaaagatattcacGTAATATGCATTAAtaatcttcttctcctttaacGAGGGATAATCAAATAGATTAAAGTCTCTATTTGATTCTTAAATGATTGCGGCGATgtcttctctccttcctcaGCAATGATATGCATAGAAGATGGAGGCCAAGAGCCAAAACACTCCGGACCCGTAGAACCTGGAGTCTGTACCATCGACTCCGTTTCTACCGGGTCGTTTGCGTTTTGATTTCGATTTGGCCCGTCGTTTGCGAGAATAGATCGCGTTCGTCGCGTTCGTCGGTGATTCGACGTTGCAGTAACTCAGATCGCAGCAACTTATGCAGATCTGTAACGAATGAAATTCATCGagttttttttaactttcgaatattttccacctttctcttttttttctacatatttttttttttattttttttttttatctctatcgcGGAATGTCGAAGTAGATATTGTGTATCTCGCACCTGCTGCGTGTCGACCGGAATACAACCGACGGAGGATGGGCCGCATTCTGCGCTACTTGCACAGCTTTTGCTCACCTGTGGCAGAAAAGTTTTAAAAGATTGAAATAAGTAACTTTTATTTCGACCTAACTTTTAAATGAGCCATTCAAATAATCTATGTTAGGGAAACGGGTAATGGGACTTTGTTAATTGTTAACTTCGAACTTTGCCGAGAGTTGTTAAACGATCGAAACGATTTAGAGAATCTCGAGTAAGAAACATAGCCAGggtaaaagataaatagataaataaataaatagagagagagagagagagagagagagagagagagagagagagagaatgagatagaaataaaagtgaagtaaaataaattagtCGATAAAGTATCTAGTAAGAACGTAATAAAAACATGATATAATGTTTCAACCATTTCGGAAGGGACCATTCGTTTTTAGGTATCATGGTGGAGATAGAATGAGTTGGTAGGGTCaagtagaaaatgaaatttgctTGCCAAGACGCTGTTCCCTCGGCTATCCAAAATGTGCAGGGATCGGCAGAAGTCACGGCCACCCGCCGGACATGGTGTATCTATTGCCCATTCGTTGCACATCTGTGAAAAAGATACGAGTATTAAGTagctattaaagaaaaagtgatgaaaaaaagaaaatttcattggaaCAGAGGATATATCatgatgatattatattttaagtcTTACAagtttacattatttattatgttcgTATAATacctatttaaatatttgcaaataattataatattaattataacaataattgaaaagagagagaagaagaaaaaagagagagagagtgagagagagggagagagaaaagggacaaATTCACAGAATGCCCTTGGAATCcgcttttaattattcatatctcttattcttttctctctctttttttctctctctctctctctctctctctttctctattttctttttcttttttttcctttctcttttattttcttttttactttgatGAAAAATTACGAGAAGGAACGAAAGTGAAGAATCGCAGCGCGCAAAGGAAAAACGGCGCGGCGCGTCGTAGGCAAGTAAGCGACGACTAGACTAGCTCTTTTGTGTTTTCTGAATGGTACGTCCGAATAGAATATTCAATGAGACGATAATTTAAGCGAGGGTTTGGACGGGGTAATGGAGCGAgctatgtatatgcatatataaatacattactACCACAGTGTAAATACAGCGCCGGGTATGTGTGTACGTTTTACACGAGcgttagatatattttttggcGTTCAGTTTTTTCGGAAACGGAAAGGCTTGTGTACCGACGTGTGCGGAATTTATTCTGCCCGACGAAAGCACTCGGTGCAATCTACTCGGCTATAATTTCGTGTTTCCGATCGCCGATAGAAGAATCGCCAACTGGACTGATATTGGCAATTCTCCCTCGAGACAACTTGAGcgaaatagagaaagggaaaaagggaaagatagatagatggagagagagagagagagagagagagagagagagagagagagagagagagagagagagagagagaaagagagaaagagtagtagcagtagtagtaataggaaattgagagatagagaaagagagaagaggttttgaagcaagaagaaagaaggaaagagtttAAAAGAAGTCGAAATCGATGCCACGACTTTCCTTCGATTTGGACGAAATTGTGCCTCCAAGCTGGCACACGATCGAGGTATTAGGGACTCTTAAAGGAGAGTTTAATGGACTCGTCGATACCTGGTTGTCGCTGACGTTGACGCAAGTGTAGCACGTTAGACCTGAAACaatggaaaagagatagacgaTGAGGAAGCGTTTattagattatttcttttttaagatatatctacgttttttcctttcttttttcttcttcttttttttttttttttttttcttatatcataTGAAATTTGTCGTCAAAAtgtatcgaaagaaaaataattttctatatattctttttcaagaaaatcaaatccgttttattttaaaaacaaattatctttcgtatatatacaaacagattatatatatgtatatatatatgtatatatataagttattaatttgatacattttatcaaatatatcgtcaaaatgtatttaaaaaaaataatttttctttttctttttacaagaaaaacaaatatatacaatttttaaaataattcatttaataagtaaataattatttttgtcaatTACCGTtcatataaacgtataaatatatatatatatatatatatatatatatatatatatatatcagttatTAATTTGATACATAACACCTGCTCGTTCAGTTTTCAACCATCGCGATCGATTCTGTCGTGTTATACTCGCGCGTTGGACCTTTGTTAATCCTCTCGTAACTAACGCTTAAcgggaataaaaaagaggatcacacatatatctatctatcttatcgTATAGGATCGTTCAAAGCAAATAGTAGAATTTCGCAGAACTTTAAACTCCCAGTATTGAAGGTGAGTTTAGAACGACGCGACGGGTGCTCTGCTACCGCTATTTGTTCGATCGTTTCTCTTCCAACATCTCGATTTTCTTTCGACAATCAATCCTCTGGTAGTTCAAactttcgataatataaagTCGACAGGCAAACTAGAGTATGAGGAAGAAGCATGTTCTCCTTCGAAATAGAAATGGGCCACGAAGTTTGGGACATTTTTCGGAACAATGGCGTGTCCTATCGTTTAGAATTATATAgaacttaaatatatatatatatatatatatatatatatatatatatatatatatatatatatatatatatataaagcctTAATCTATGTGTTCGCAATTTCTCAAAAACTCCGACTATTTTTGTCCGATCcagatgaaattttatataacttcTTTTTAGGATTCGACGGAAAATTTAGGCTACTTAAC
The genomic region above belongs to Vespa crabro chromosome 2, iyVesCrab1.2, whole genome shotgun sequence and contains:
- the LOC124422376 gene encoding uncharacterized protein LOC124422376 produces the protein MITWVMVGLLLAAETCGRNVQSGNGKEETKQKNGLKGIATDEEDIYRLTCYTCVNVSDNQMCNEWAIDTPCPAGGRDFCRSLHILDSRGNSVLVSKSCASSAECGPSSVGCIPVDTQQICISCCDLSYCNVESPTNATNAIYSRKRRAKSKSKRKRPGRNGVDGTDSRFYGSGVFWLLASIFYAYHC